The genome window GGGGGCCAATGGCCCCATAATCTGGTTGCATTGGAGCTGTATGGCCAAAGGCAACCCGCATAAAGTGCGAGTACTCCGAGTCCGTCATTTTAGCCATTTTCTCCATGGTTTGGTTCATACTAGAAACGTAAGCTATTCAATGTCCCAAGCTCAGTCTCGGCAAGGGCCACGGGGGAGGCAGCCCACATACCGTCGGAACGTCACGTCGTTTGCAAGTTTTATGCTGCAGTCGGCCATTAGCGTGAGTCGGGTGGGAACAGCTTACTGCCCTTAATAAAGGGGCAGTGCCAAAAACCAATGAGTCGCGTTGCATTGAGCGATAGAGGACATACAGCCATAGTTTCTTTCCCCAGAGCTCCTCAATggcttcgtcatcctccttggATCGACCACTCCCACCTCTTTGTCCAAACGCAATCCATatacttctctctccaaCTCTTGTAACAACCCCTTCCGGACCTTTGGACGCTTCAACTGCATCTTTCCCCCCAGCTTTGCCCCTATCCTTCGAAAGCTTTCTGCTTCCCGACCCACTCGTGTCGTTCACGCGGACAATATCCCCGACTCGAATTCCGTGCGCACCAAGCCTCGGTTCACCGTCAGCTCCAGCTCTGTCATCGTCGATCTTGTTCGTCGTAGATTTGCTCGAGGATACAGCTGCATCCGCAGTGAACTCGCCGACAACGCGCCCGCCCAGTCCGGTTCGGCATTGCGATAACACAATACCCGTTAGCGCATAGCCAGTTGCTTGTAGAGTCCGACGCGTCGAAGGTGATACTGACGCAGCAGTGTTGGCcagagaggaggaggaaatttCAGCTTCGTGCTCTTGGAGAAGTAACTGTAATTGCGCTTGTGCGAAGCGGGGTATCGAGATCGGTTCAGGAGACATAGTGAGAAGGCAGAACCAGAATTTCTAGGACGTCATGAGGTAGAAGGTTTCATAAGGGCAGTATGGAATTACTGGATATGTTGGGAATATGCGAGTTTTGTGGTAATGGCACCTGTAGAGAGGTATCAACTGACTTGGCTTTGGGATCTTTGAAAGTGGTCGGAGATAAGATCAAGATATGTCCGTAGCTGGTGTCTTGTCACGTGCGTGCAACCAACACTTGGGATGTGGCTCGAGTCATTGTTGTACATGTACAATTATATACATTGCCCATCCTTCACATATGCAAGGCACTAACTTACTATGAATGACCAGTACTTGTTCTCATGATACTGGTAATAGGTCCAAAGCAAAGGCTTGATGGCTGTATTTGGGATTATTATCGGTCCTACAGGCTACAGGGTCTCAATCATTATATAATGCGCATGATTCACCTTTTCTTATGAGAGCTTCAGGCAGCACATATTACTTCTTAAAGACACCTAAGCTTCTGCCGTGACTCCAATCCATCTACTAGCAATGACTTCTGTGCAAGACATTCATGTTAGACAGTCTCTATGAGGGCTGTGCAGACAAGCTACAGGTGTTAGATCACAGCTTATGCATGTCTAACATGATAGTCAGAATGTGATTTCTGCCCCTGGTTGTGGGTATCATGTGCGCCTCTTTTTCAACTGCCATATCCCTCAGTCTGGTTTCTTGCAGCTTGCCACAACGTTCTAAAGGCATATACAGACCCTCCAAGGACCTACTTCTAAAGACTTAAGAATGTTTGCTGATGCAACCAAACCCATCTATAACTGCCAACTTGAAGAACGCGTAAAAATTGCATTACTTATGGAAAACCTCTTCAGTAAGTACATAAGTGACATAGTAAAAGACAGTCTCGGACAAGACCTGCTTGGGCAATCTACTGCTTAAGCTAGAATCATGATCTCTAAACTGATTGCTCCTGGCCGGTACTTGGTTGTACTTTGTAAGATATATAGTTGTTTAAACATCTACCGGACATCTATGAAAGCCAGAGCACCCATCTGAGGTTAATAACAGAAATGTGGTTGTCCACATTGAACCACATGAAGCTTCCTATATCGCACGGCTGAGCGACAAACCGCCTAGGTCAACAGGCACCTCCGGTTAATGTCACATCATTCCGCCTAGTAATATTAGCAAGATCACTCTGTCTGTTGACGGCAGCAGTATATGTGGCATACAGCTTGTGGATCATAATTCGAGCACCAGATCGGACGGGCCGCCATGGTACGAGATTCTCGACGCGAGGAATGCTGATTTTGAGGCCCGTGTGAGCTGCAACGTATGCTTACCCGTCATCAGCAGAGGTGCAGCAACCGACATACCCTTGCCCTGGGGTTAATGTAGAAACAGGTGGGTAGCGGAAGCTACCAGAGCATGGTATTATCGCTCGGTGGTTTGGCCAGCTTGGCGATAGAATAATCACATATAATGACTAGGGTGATTCAATCCAAGATACGGAGGCTCCTGGCCTATGAGGTAGTAGTGATTCTAAAGCCAACTATATTAAGAGGCTGGACGGAATGTAGTCATTTAAGCATGCTTAGACTCTTGTTCCTGGTTATATATAATTCATTTATGCTTTGCCCCCACTAAGCATGGAGTACGCATACAGAGAGATGTGAAGCTCACTATAGCGAAGAatagtattaatattataacCAAGCCAGATTGATGAAGTCTATACAGAACTTCAGGTATTGCATTGACCTTGGTTTTTATGAATGGTTCCACTGATTCTAAACATGAATAAGGGGGGCACTAGGGCTAGCCATCCTTGTGGTGCCTAAGGCAGTCTCCACTGCCAGATGCTCAACCTCACTACGTGACAAGAGCTCTTAGTGAACCCCATACAATTGTTCGTTCAGCAAATTATAAGAAATAATATGCAAAAGTAATCCTTGCCGATTCAATGTCGGCAATCCATTAATACTACTTGACTAATAATTCAAAGGCTCATTTACAACGTTGTGGCTTGTTCTTTGAGGATGACGGTATCCACTTCAGACTATGGACCAATTTTGAAGTTTTTCGAGTCTTTGTCATGCCTTATCTCATCCTGATAAAGCTTAACGCTATCCAAAGTATGTTCAATGACGCCACAACCTGAGGATGTATATATACCGTGCTCAATTTCACCAACCTTTTTGTTCCTTTTTCTAAAGTTAAGTTCTCTCGTAAGAGCAATAATCTTAATCAGACATTCATACAATCCATTGAGTCGTTGCTTCATTTCACCAGCCAGCCCGTCTGCGATCACTGAAGTCCATCTTTATCATCAGAACACTCAGAGACAACATTCATAATGTCAAAACCTCTCAGCCACATCAAGATCGCACTCCGTCGCTCCAGTGAGCGCGGATATGCTGAGCACGGCGGCTGGCTGAAAACATACCACACCTTCAGCTTCGCCGACTACTTCGACCACCGCTTCCTCAACTTCGGTTGCCTGAGAGTACTGAACGAAGACCGCGTTGCTGCTCGGAATGGATTCCCACTGCATACGCACCGGGATGCAGAGATCTTCAGCTATATTCTCAGCGGTGAGCTGACACACCGCGATAGCATGATCAAGAAAGGAGCGGAAGGTGCACAGGGGAAGCAATTCTACCGGATGCGAAGGGGTGATGTGCAATTCACGACGGGGGGGACTGGTAAGTACCAGCTCCTGATGCATTATGATGTGGCAATGTGTAGACTCTAACCAGGCTATCAGGAATTGCGCACTCTGAGCAGAATGAATCGAGCAAACCGGTGCATTTCCTTCAAATCTGGGTCCTGCCCTGGAAGCACGGGCTGAAACCGCAGTATCACACGATGTCGTTCAGTGAAGAAGCTAAACGGAAGGCCTTCGTTCCAATTCTGTCGCCGTTAGCAGCAGGGCCAGAGGCGACCCCcacagaggaagaggctgctcGTCCCAAAATTCCGGACACAATTCCCATCCACGCAGACTTTCTCATGGGAGCTGGAATCATCGCGCCTAACACGACGTTCAAATGGAATGTTGGAGCTGGAGATGTAGTCagctcgaggaagaagaggaatgtATATATCCACCTGCCCATGACTAAACAGGGCAAAGCGAAGATCAAGCTAGATGGAAGGGAAGACGCGGTGTTAGAAGAAGGCGACGGTGCATTTGTTACTGGAGTGAACGCTGGGGATATGCTTGCAGTGGAAAGTATTGGggaggctgaggctgaggtgatTGTGCTGGACAGTAATTGAGGAGGCTGGTAGTAGTAATGAAATACAAAACTTTCGTTTTGTTTGAAGTCTGGATCAAGAACCTTAACTtccaggaaaagaaatcaCTACTTTTAATCCTTGACTCGCCTCACATCAGTTGCACGCGAATCCGCAGAGTGAAATCATGTTTGTTACACCTCAGAGTTTCGATCCTGTTACGCACGAATTTATTGACATCACCAAGAGTGAAAATACTGTGGCCACAAGATTGAATTTCCTTTACTTTGGAATCAAATCAATAAGACGTCTCTAACCTCACTGGCCTGGATACATTCGCTCCAATGGCAGTAATGATGAGAAGATGTGACTAAAGTAAGCACGGTTTTCAGAGCTTTCGGAAATATCCCTCCTAACATCTAGTAGGGTCCGTTCAAGGAAGACAAGGCGCTTTTAGTGCCCATTTTCGACGAACGGAAATTGGAAGTCCAAAGGCCTGCTTGCAACCGCACGTCCCATGACAAGTTGCTCCGCAGTCAGCTCATAGGATTGATCGTCTTCAAGAAACACACGAAACTCCCGAAGTCCCCGCAGATCCTGAAAAGCTTCGAGTAGCTTCCTCACGTACTTGTTCCGGTGCGTGGCTGCGTTTTGCCAACTAGATTCTTTGGTACCCAAGTCGACGATGGTGAGAGAGAGGCGCGAAAGCTCAAAATGCTCTCGTATGAAGCGACGTAGCACTGACCAGGACACCATGGCAGAGTCCTCGTGCGGCTTATGGCTAGGCTTTGCGGGATGTCGATGCATCGCCGGGAATTTGAAAACCAGATGACAAATCAGCATGAAAGACGAGGTTGGAATACTGTTCATGAAGCCCATCATGAAATCGGGGTCTTCCTCCACAAAGGCGAAGCGGTTTATGGTAAAGAAGATCCGGCGCGCATCTTCATAGAATGCCCGGCAAACAAGGAAGTAGCTTACAGGCGACGAAAAACAGGAGCAAGTGGTCGAGTACGCCGTCTGACGAGCACGACAGAAGCACGCCGCCTTGAGCGAAGAGCAGGTTCCGCAGCATGTGAGCGGGCGAGACTCGTTTATGCGCAGAGATTTGCGATCCATGAACGATATGACGCCTGGTAGCCGGCCCTCAGGTGGCAGGTAGGGGTCCAACTGGTTCCCCAACAAAAATTCAAGTATTATCAGCTGCACTTCTTTGGGCAGATCAAAGTACGGAAAAGGGATAGTACAATCTTCACTGAGATTGCCAGTCAATCTCAGGGCGTTGCTCTTCACAACGGGACGTATAGCCTCCTCCGGAGTGTGACTGAAATGAAACGCACACTCAGAGAGCACAGGGAAAGGGTCCATGGCAGACATTATCTTGACGGCCACTGCCATGTCCTTGACTCTGCACTTGAGACTGAAATATCTGAGATTGACCATTTCCAGAGCGGCATAACGGCAGAAACGAGACCACAGCCGGAGAAGATTGCGCTGACCGCCAGGTTTAATGAAACGATTGTCCCAGGTACGCATTTCGATATACAAATATCTCACGTCTTCTGCGGCCCAATCGACGGCGTTAAAGAAGCAATCCCAGTCGTTCAGATTGGTAAGTATAAAACTAAAGCGGTTGTGCGACCAGAAAAGGGCGCCCAGGTCCTCCCGGAACTTGCGAGAAACCATCAGTACCTCTGTCGGCAGTCGTGGATGATCGCAGACTTGGCCAGCGCGAGTGGACCAATTCCCACGTGTATGGAAGAGATTACGCGTGTCGCACGTGTGATCAGCAGCCTGTTTGACTCTGTGTGCCTCACCGGTTATATCGATCAAACAAGGCCGTACTAGTCCTAGGTACTCCAGAATCCGAAGCTTGGCATTTTCAGGAAGCTGACACAGGGACTTGCCACCCTTCTTGGAACCGGACATGCCTGTGGTGTCTTTCTCTCGATCTGCATCCTTGGAGTTAGACGCTTGGTCTTCAGATGATGGTTTGACCGTGCTCAACGATTCAAATAACGCAAAGAAGGACTCTTCATCGGGGTCGAGCCGTCCCACCAGGGATCCATCGcgatgttgctgaaggagTGGCTCGTCTGCAGAGATCAGAAGTTGACCTAGGCAGGTAGCAGGCTCCGAGTGAAGTGAAGACTAGGACTTACCCATGACGATCGGCAGCTTGAAGGAGGCTCCGCGTCTCAAAGACCAGGGAGTGTAAGATTAATTATCAGCGGCCATGGAGACAATGGGGTCAGATTGGCAGGTAAAGGAAGTCACACACGAGCACTGAGAAGCGGCAGATGCTCTCTATGGACACAATGGATAAAATGGAAAGATGCTAACCGAAGTGATTCCATTGACCGAACATGTAAACACTGCACCCGGTACCGGGACGGCGCTATCACGGAGCCGATCTAGGCTGGCATTCAATGCCTGGGGCATTCACTACCAGAGCACTTCACCTCCCTTCTACCTTGACCTTTGCCCCTCCAGACGCCAAGCCATCATCCTTCAGAACTTCATCCTTGGGTTTCACTCCTGCATTCTTCTTTGAGAGAAGTCCTCTGACTTCGCTCTTGCACAGCTTGGTTCCAGCAAGATCGCACTCGCCACACCTCCGGCCAACAGGTAGACAAACTGTCTGTCCTAAGCCCACAAGCAACTTGTTGATTTCATGCCATTTATCCCGAGGAAGCCAGGACTCTAATGCCATGCGTGTCTCCTCAGGTGTCTTGGTTTTGTGCCAACCCCAAAGATTTGTGATACGGTGAACGTGCACATCAACCCCGATTCCTTCGTCCTTCCCCCAGGCAGCACTCATGCAGAGATATGCCATCTTTGGGCCCACACCGGGCAGCTTCATGAGCTCCTCAGCGGTCGAGGGTATATCAGAATTGTACTGATCTCGGAGTATCTCGGCCGCTGCCTTGATATACTTGGTTTTGTTGTTATGGAAGCCAACCGTCCTGATTAGCTCGTTCAGCTTCTCAGGAGAGACTGCCAAGATATTCTCGAGATTCAAAGTGCTATCTTTCAGAGGCTGTGATGACTTGAggtcaatatcttcttgctcttctttcttaaCTATGGGATCTTCTGCTAGGGCTCTTCCGTTCCCTAGCTCGGTGTGTAACCGCTGCATAGCCACGGCTGTCACTGTGTCCTTGGTCTGGGACGATAACATCAATGCAATAAGGGTTTGAAATCGTTTGTCTCTGGGAGACGATGATCGCCAATAGAGCTCCGCGCAGCCCATAGTATCCACAGGAGCTGTTGGATTGTTCTCACGCATTTTCTTGACCATGGAATAGATGGTCTCCCAGTTCGATGGCGGCTCTATCTTGATTGAACCATTCTCGCCCTTGATATTGCGGGCTGGTACACGACGTGATTTTGGTTTCGCAGATTCCACCTTGACGGCCTCGCGTTTTGTGATGGTTCTACCGGGTGCTCGTGTCGTTCTCTTGGTGGACGGGCTGCCGGGGctactcttcctctttttcaGAGGGGGTTCCAAGATATCCTCGATGTCCACAGTATCAACTGAAGAGAGCGACGAAGTATCGTCACCGTCACTCTGCTGAAACTGAGCTCCTGTCGTCGTAGGCGCAGTCTCAGCTTGGCCATTTGCGCTAGCATTGAAGGCAAAGCGCTGAAGGACATTTGTCCTCGATGAGCTACGCGTTTGGCGTCGCGTAGGAGGTGAGAGAGCCTGAAGAAAACTTGCTGTCTCTTTCGAAGTGCGCGAAGTACGCATCGTTGATTGTCTAGTTTTGTAGAAGAGATCGATTAAGTTATTTCGCGGACATAGGAGCTTCACATGAATAATGTAAATGATCCCCATACAAAGGGGCAAAATTTTGGCAGGCGGTGCTTAAGCTGCTTACACATGGTTTTCCCGACCACGGAAGCCCAGACCGCGGAACTCTTCAGTGGCATGGGGAAGACCCAC of Aspergillus fumigatus Af293 chromosome 2, whole genome shotgun sequence contains these proteins:
- a CDS encoding endonuclease III domain-containing protein, with protein sequence MRTSRTSKETASFLQALSPPTRRQTRSSSRTNVLQRFAFNASANGQAETAPTTTGAQFQQSDGDDTSSLSSVDTVDIEDILEPPLKKRKSSPGSPSTKRTTRAPGRTITKREAVKVESAKPKSRRVPARNIKGENGSIKIEPPSNWETIYSMVKKMRENNPTAPVDTMGCAELYWRSSSPRDKRFQTLIALMLSSQTKDTVTAVAMQRLHTELGNGRALAEDPIVKKEEQEDIDLKSSQPLKDSTLNLENILAVSPEKLNELIRTVGFHNNKTKYIKAAAEILRDQYNSDIPSTAEELMKLPGVGPKMAYLCMSAAWGKDEGIGVDVHVHRITNLWGWHKTKTPEETRMALESWLPRDKWHEINKLLVGLGQTVCLPVGRRCGECDLAGTKLCKSEVRGLLSKKNAGVKPKDEVLKDDGLASGGAKVKVEGR
- a CDS encoding pirin family protein; this translates as MSKPLSHIKIALRRSSERGYAEHGGWLKTYHTFSFADYFDHRFLNFGCLRVLNEDRVAARNGFPLHTHRDAEIFSYILSGELTHRDSMIKKGAEGAQGKQFYRMRRGDVQFTTGGTGIAHSEQNESSKPVHFLQIWVLPWKHGLKPQYHTMSFSEEAKRKAFVPILSPLAAGPEATPTEEEAARPKIPDTIPIHADFLMGAGIIAPNTTFKWNVGAGDVVSSRKKRNVYIHLPMTKQGKAKIKLDGREDAVLEEGDGAFVTGVNAGDMLAVESIGEAEAEVIVLDSN